From the Roseofilum casamattae BLCC-M143 genome, one window contains:
- a CDS encoding DUF4926 domain-containing protein — MKTFQLLDSIALLQPIAMERLTLIEPEYRSILSLPTGQVGTIVEIYDRAPEPQYLVEFCDSQGCEYAMAILKENEILALHYSSVELQ, encoded by the coding sequence ATGAAAACATTCCAACTTCTAGATTCTATAGCACTTCTCCAACCCATTGCCATGGAAAGGCTAACTTTAATTGAGCCAGAATATCGATCTATTCTGAGTTTACCAACTGGACAAGTGGGGACTATTGTGGAAATCTACGATCGCGCACCAGAACCTCAGTATTTAGTCGAATTTTGCGATTCCCAAGGCTGTGAATACGCAATGGCAATCTTAAAAGAAAATGAGATTTTGGCTCTCCATTATTCTTCTGTAGAGTTACAATAA